The bacterium sequence CGTTAAGGCTTGGTGAATTAGACGGAAAAGAACTATTTTTAAATTATCGTGTATACTCATTAGGTGGCGCCGATAAATCAGTGATTTATACTTTTTATATAGGAAAGGCGGTAGCTAAAAAATGAAAAACAAATTTGTCACTTCACATAAATCATCTTTTAAGCTGCCTACCGTTGGTGTTGAGAAACATTTTTCAAACATTGATCAAGAGTACATACATATTACTACGGATAAAATTAAATTATATTTAATGGAAATTATGAACATTTGCAAAACACAAAATGAATGGAAAACGCCACTTGGTATATTGGCTACAATTGCAGCAACATTATTTACAACTGATTTTAAAGGTATACTGGGATTAAACGGAGATATTTGGAAAGCGCTATTCCTTTTTTCTTTTATCTTGTCGGGTATTTGGTTTGTTTATGTAATTATAAATTGTATACACAATCGTAATAAGACAGGTGTTGATTATATTTTAGATAAAATAAAGTTAGGCCAGAAATGAAATAAACGACCCCATTCCAACTTGAAGTAACGGTACATCATTCGGAAGTAGAGGCATTCGACCCGGAAGAATGCCATAGCATCGTGGAAGTAAGCCCATTCCACCCGGTAGGCAGCCTTGTCATCGTGGTAGGAAGTACATTCATCACGGTAGGAATCATTATCATCACGGTAGGTAACACTTTCCTTAGTGTAGGGTACATATTCATCCCGGTAGGAAGCACTTTCGTCACGGTAGGAGGCTAAATCTTTACGGTAGGGAGCCTTGTCATCCTGGTAGGAACTACTTCCATCGCAGTAGGAAGCTAATTCTTCACGGTAGGAAGCCTCGTCATCTTGGTAGGAAAGGCATTCCACCTGGTAGGAAGCACATGTAAGACTGAAGGAGGCCTACTCTTCTTGGTAGGAAACCCATTCCATTTGGTAGGAAAGGTATTCCACCTGGTAGGAAGCACTTTCTTCGTGGTAGGTAGCCTCGTCATCCTGGTAGGAACCACATTTCACTTGGTAGGAAGCCTTATCATCGCAGTAGGAAGCCCCGTCATCGCCGTAGGAAGCCTTGTCATCGTGGTAGGAAGCACTTTTATCCCGGTAGGGACCATTTTTCAGGCGGTAGGAGGCTTGGTCACGCTTCAAAATGCATAACATAAGGTCGATCTCAGCGTGACAGTCCCAAGCGCCGCCGGCATTAGGAGAGGGATATCAGCAAAAACGGGTCAAAAAGGCCCAAAAAACCAATAATTAACACTTTTGGAGGTTGTATGTCCAGCAAATCCAAGCAATCCATGGCGGAACAGCTAAACATAGCCCAGGTGGCTATCTCCAACTCGCTGGCCGATGCCTCGGTGCTTAAACTGCTGACTGAATACGGCTACACCGCAACCAAGCTCAAGCAGGGGCAAAAGCTCTACGACACCGCCCGGCTGGCGATGAACCTCCACAAGAAGCTTTCCGGGGAACAGCAGTACAAGACCTCCGAGGTGAACAAGATCACCAAGAACGCCCTGGACGCCTACCAGGCTTTGGCCAAAGTGGCCCGGGCCGTCTGGCAAAAGGACAAGAGCCGGCTGGTGGCCCTTGGCCTGCAGGGCGCCGTGCCCAAGACCACGGCCGGGTTCCTGACGGCGGCTTATACCCTGTTTGACAACGCGGTGGAGCCGTACCCCACCTCTTCGGCCACGACCAGCGGGGAACTGGCGGACTACGGCTATACCAAGACCAAGCTGGCCTCGGAGCGGGCCAAGATAGTTGCCCTGGACAAGATGAACCAGGTGCAGGAGATGGCCAAGGGCGAGGCCCAGAACGCGGCCCGGGACCAGCAGGCGGCCTTAAAGGATCTGAACGAATGGATGGCCATGTTCGTTAAGATAGCCAAGGTGGCGTTAAGGAGCAAGCGGGAGTATCTGGAGAAGATAGGGGTGCTGGCCAGGAGCAGTAAGACCAAGGCCCAGAGGAATGCCCCCAAGAAGGCGAGTGAGACCAGGGCGAAGAAGAAAGCCGGGGCGTAAGCCTAAAGCTTTAACAGTACCAAGCTACGGACCTAACCCCTGCCCCTTCCCCATAGGGAAGGGGTGGTAAAAGTCCCTTCCCTTGTGGGGAAGGGATTAGGGTTAGGTCAAAAACAAAGAGCTAAAAAACATGTCAACCGGACTTATACGCTTACAAAAGGTAACCGCCGAAAAGCTTAAAATGGCCAAGTGGATGCGGAGTCATATGACACTGGCAGAGAAGTGCTTTTGGAACGGGGTCAAGACTGACCGGTTCATGGGGCTGCATTTCAGAAGGCAGCAGATCATACATGGTTTTATAGCCGACTTTTATTGCGAGGAACTCAACCTGGTGGTGGAAGTGGACGGAGGCATCCACGAACAGCAGAAGGACTACGACAAACTCCGCACAAAAATAATTAACCAGTACGGCATTAAAGTCATCCGGTTCAGCAACGAAGAGGTTATTGATAAAAATGATTGGGTTATGGAGAAGTTAAAGAAAATTGCAGGGAAATAGCACATTTCATTTGACTTACACCCACCCAAAGCGGTATATTTAACGTAACACAAAGCCCCGCCAACCGCCATTTGACACATTTTTATGTCTCAACTCAAAACCGCCCTCCAAGCCCTGGCCGCCCAGGCCAAAGCCAACAACATTCACCGCATGGCCGAGATGCAGGTGCAGAGTGATTATGTCCTGAAGGTATTGGAAGCCTTGGGCTGGAAAAGCAGCGATTGGTCTTTGGGCACGAACATCGGGGCCAACACCGGCACGTTCTCCGACATCCTTCTGCATGATAGCAAAAAACACCCGGTACTGGTGGTGGAATGCAAAGATGCCAAAAAGGCCGACAAGCTGGACGGTTGCTACCGCAATCAGACCTTTCAGGAACAGCTTTACGGTTATTGCAGGAAACAGGGCATAAACTGGGGCATACTCACCAACTTTGTAGAATGGCGGTTATACAACGATGTGCAGGAACGTCTTTACCAGAACAAGAAATACGCCTTTATAGACCTGTTATGGCCCGGAGCCAACCCCAATTCATACGTGGACATTCTGTCCGATGAGGGGTTGGCTTTTCTTATGAAATTCCAGCGGACGCCGCTATGCCAGGCCAAAGGCAGGGTGGATGACGATCCGTTGTACTACCCCGTAGAGAAGCAGGTTGAGGACATCAAAGCCAAGTTCTTTGCAAAACTTAAAGGCTGGAGGGACAGCCTGCGGCGGGAATTGCACAAGAGTTACTGGGAGAAATACGACAAGGACCAGATAGACCTGTTCACCCAGAAGATTCTTGACCGGATGATTTTTATAGAGGTCTGCCACGACAAGGACATAATCGGGCAGGATGTCCACCGGGCCATCCTTAATTCCCGGGACGACAAGTACCACGAGCTTAAAAAGTGGTTCAAGGAAATGGACGAGCAGTTCAACACCGAGCTGTTCGCCCCGATGGCCATTGACCATTTTGACATTGACGACAAGGTGCTGGTGCCGATCATAGAAGAGCTGAATGAGATAGACTTTAAGAACGTCTCGGTTCACATCATCGGCGAGGTATACGAGAACTACCTGGGCGAAATGCTGAGAGTCACCAAGAAGTCCGGCCTTAAGGTGCAGGAGCACAAGGAACAGGCCAAGCGCAAAAGCCAGGGCATTTACTACACCCCGGAATACATAGTGGATTACATCGTCAAGAACACGGTGGGCGAATTGGTGAAGAAGGCCAAGACCGAGGACGACCTTAAGCAGATAAAGATATTGGACCCGGCCTGCGGCTCGGGCTCGTTCCTGATAAAGGCCTTTGACGTGATGTATGAGGCTTATGAAAAGCTGAAGATAGAGAGGAATAAGGGCCAGTTGGAGACCGGGAAGGACCTGAAGATCAAACGGCTGATATTACAGCACAACCTTTACGGGGTGGATTTAGACGACCGGGCGGTGGAGATAACCAAGTTAAATTTGATGCTGAAGGCCCTGGAGGGTTTTAATTTCCATGAATTGAAGGGCCGGAAGCTGCTGCCCAATTTGAACCTGAATATAAGGGTAGGCAATTCGCTGATCTCCGGGCAGACCATTGAGCAATTGGCGGAGAAACAGACCGCGCCGACTTTTCCGGGCTTGGACGATACCGTAAACATCAACCCGTTGTTAAAACTGCATAATGCGTTTTACAAGGAAGTGGAGGACGAGGAGAAGGCCAGGCTGATAAAAGAGATTGAGGTAGAAGAGAGAAGGCTGAACCGGAAGCTGGGGGATAATTTAAAGGGGTATTTCAGTAATTTGGATGAGGTCAAACCTTTGAATTACCAGGTAGCGTTCCCGGAGGTGTTCAAGCAGGGAGGTTTTGACGCAGTGATAGGGAATCCGCCGTATGGTGCTGACATGGACAGCTCAACAATATCTTTTTGTCGTGATAAATATAAGACGGGCACATATCAAATTAATACCTATACATTGTTTCTCGAAAAAAGCATTGGTTTATTAAAGACCGGCTGCTACGGTAGTTTTATTATCCCTTCTGCGTGGGTTGCTTCACAATATGATAGATATTTAAGAGAATTGTTGATTGCAAAAGCATTGCCTCAAAAAATGGTTATAACACCTCACAATACCTTTGAAGATGCAACCGTAGAAACGATGGTAATTGTTTTAGTGAAAGGCGATAAAATCAATAAAAACATACAGGTAGAGCGCCTTGATAAAGAGAATATAAAATATATTTTACCAAACAATGCTATAACCGCTGAAAATGATTTTATATTCCCTGTATATGTTGAACCTGGTAAACTTAAGTTAATTAGCAAGATTAAAGCTGATAAAGACCAGTTGTCTATGTATGCCGATGCCATCTGGGGCGTTAAAATCTATCAAAAGGGAAAAGGGAAACCAAAACAAACAGGTAGCGAATCAACAAGTAGAATATTTCATAAATCAGAAAAAACAAAATCAACGCATAAGCCCTTGTTGGGTGGTAGCGAGATAAATCGATATTCTCTTAATTGGGTTGGTGAATATGTGGATTATGGTATGTGGCTGGCTGAACCGAGATCCCCAGAGTGGTTTGATGGTGAAAGATTATTGATCAGAGAAGTTTCTTCGGCGGGCGTTATACAAGCAACATTGGTCAATGACGAATATGTGTTCTCCAATTCAGTTGACGGCATCAAATTGAAAACCAAAGACTTCTCAATTCACTATTTGCTGGGCCTTATTAATTCAAAACTGATTTCCTTTTATAATTTGAATACATCTGCCAATGCTTTCAAAACCACCTTTCCCAAAGTCCTTATAAAAGATTTGGTTAATTTGCCATTGCCTAAAATAGATTTCAAAAACAGAAACGGTAAAACACTACATGACCAGCTTGTCAAACTCGTCAAAGAAATGCTCAAGCTAAACAAAACCCCGGAACTGCGGCAACGCCACTCTGCGGACATTGCCGTAATAGACAAGGAGATTGACGAGTTGGTGTACAGGCTGTATGGGCTGAGCGAGGCGGAGATCAAGGTGGTTGAGGGTTGAAATTGTTATTTGTAACAAAATAAAGATTTATATGAAAAAATACTATCGTATAATGCTGGGCAAAGGCAGTATCTATGCCCCGGAATGCTTCTCCGGCAATTTCATCGGGGCAGACTTCGACATCAAACAGGACCTGGCCAGCGACCTGCCTGAAGAATGGCGGGCCTTTAACAAGAAATTCATACCCATATACCTGGCCGGGCAACCCAACAAAACCAGAGTAGCGGCCGGCCTGGCCTGCGGCATGCTTTGGACCGTCAGCAAAGGCATTAAAAAAGGCGATGTCGTCCTTTGCCCGGACGGCAGCGGCACCTATCGCGTAGGGGAGGTAAGCGGAGATTACTATTACCAGCCGGAGGGCATACTTCAACACCGCCGTGCGGTGGTCTGGCAGCCTGTAACTGTAGACCGGTCCAATATGAGCGAAGCCCTGCAAAACTCCACCGGGGCCATTGGTACTGTCAGTAACATATCAGGGTACAGCGAGGAATTGGAAAAACTGATCGGAGGCATCCAGGCCCCAAAACTTATCTCCACCGATGAAACGGTGGAAAACCCCTCGTCCTTTGCCTTAGAACAGCATTTGGAAGAATTCCTGGTGGAGAACTGGGCCAATACCGAACTGGGCAAGGAATATGACATCTACGAGGACAACGGCGAACGGATCGGCCAACAATACGCAACCGATACCGGCCGGATTGACATCCTGGCCATCAGCAAGGATAAAAAACGTTTGCTGGTGGTGGAACTGAAAAAAGGCCGGGCCAGCGATAACGTGGTAGGCCAGACCCTTAGATACATGGGCTATGTGCAGGAGGAACTGGTGGAAAAAGGGCAGACGGTGCAGGGAATAATCATAGCCTTAGAAGACGACCAGCGGATAAGGCGGGCGCTGTCGTTGGTGCCAAGTATAGCGTTTTACAGGTACCAGGTTAGTTTTAAACTAATAAAGACATGAACACACAGGGCGTATGAAACAACCGTTATATTTTATAATGAACAATACAAAATAACTTCTAACTATAAGTATTATGGGCAATATCGTAACTTACGGAAACATAATAAAACTGGCTACGCTTATCGTTGGAACGATTACCGTGTGGACTGTGGTTGCCACGTATTTAAAGGATAAATACACTGAAAAAATTGATATCCTTATTCAAATGCATGCCAAGTTCATAGAAAATCGCGATTTCCATGATATAAGGTATAAGATTGACAGATGGGATGACGAACTATTCAAATCCATAAAATACGATACTGAAAATCCCGACAATGATAAAGTTGACAAGGAAGACGAAGCCAAATATGTAAATATCCCTTTGATGGGCAAATTCAACGACTACCTGGAGTTTTTTCTATTAGTTGTTAACTTGTGCGAAAAAGGGCCTTTTACCAAAAAGGAAATAGACCGCATATTCGGGTACTATTTAAGATTGATAACTGAGAATGAAGTAATATGGAGTTACCTGAATGTTGAAAAATACCAATTTGCAGATATCGTAAAATATGCCAAAGCACTTGACTATGAAATACCTGCCGACATCGTAGAGATCAAATCTGGTTCAGACAGGTTTTTAAAACCATTGTTTGAACTATATGACCGTTCTTTCCCTCCATTGGTCCGCGAAGATTCAAAGAACATCCGCCAGTCAATCAATGACTCAAATATAAAAGGCTCAGTCGGAGGATTTCATTTCCTGGCGGCTAGTGTTAAGGGGGTACCGGTTGGTTTTATCACCTTAACGTATTTACCTGTCGAGAATCTTGGTTTTGTGGGCTATGTAGTAGTAAACGAAAAGTACAGAGGAAGACATATAGGGCGTTCGCTTATAGGATCAGCCAAGGAAGCACTGGACAAGGATGCCGTAAAAGCTGGGAAGAAGTCATGCAGAGGTGTTCTATTTGAAGTTGAAACCGAAGACTTGGCAGAAAACGAGAATGATAAAGAAGTAAGGCAAAAGCGTATAGAATATTTCGAGAAATTGGGCGCCGGGAAACTGCCGGTGGATTACTGGCAACCGCCAATGAGAAGCAATGAACCAGGGGTAAAGCTCCATTTGATGTATTATTCAAACAATAAGGTGGTACCCAAAAAGGATGAACTGGTTAGTTTTCTGAATACAGTATATGATGTTATATATGCATCTGAGGATGTATCAATCTCTGCTGCTGTTAAAAAATATCGCGAAATGGCTGTGAATTCTATAAGGTAGTAAAATGTCAAAAACTTACATTCAAAAAGGGGAGACCATGAAAAGAACCCTCATCCTTCCGGCCCTGCTTTTCACCCTCCTGGCCTACAGCCTGCCCGCCCAGGCCCAAACCTCCACCGGCGTCAAATACATGTACTACTATCCCTCCGGGGGCATAACCAATACCATCAGCCTAAACGACAGCTCCAGCGCCAGCATCATAGACCGCTACAACGACTACAACTACCAGAACAACATCATCGGCTCCTTTAAGGACCTGGAGGACCACTTTGGCGACCGGATCCGGTTTGAACTCCAGCTGGGGCCGGGTTTGCTGCACAAGTTCTCGGCCGAAAAGCCCTACCGCGACTCGTCGTACATATTCATGTCGTTCAAGGTCAATTTAACCAACCCCAAAATGCCCCAGCCCCAGTATCTGATCAACAAGGCCCACCTGGTAAAGAACCTGCTGGCGGGCCGCCAGTACGGCTACCGCGAAGACATGCTTAAGCGGGCGCAGGAGATCGAAGACGCGGTCAACGAGTACCAAAAGCACTTCTGGTGGAAACGGATCTCCATGGGGGTCAGCCTGCCCATATATTCCCACGGCCCAAATTCATACCTGGAATGGTACAACGAGCGGGCCTCGATCTTCGCCGGGTACGACATCGGGGACATCGGCACCTTCCAGCTGGGCGTCTCCACCGACCGGTCGTTCTACACCGCCCTGACGGTGGACGTGTCCACCCCGCTGTACCTGCTGTCCGAGCGGGCCATTTCCACCCTGACCAGGGTGTTGGGGGTCAGCCGGGCGGGGGGGATGTACTGAGGGACCCCAAAAGCTTCGGACCTAACCCCTGCCCCTTCCCCAGAGGGAAGGGGTGGTGAGAAGTCCCTTCCCTTGTGGGGAAGGGATTAGGGTTAGGTCAAAAACAACGAGCTATAAACATGCCAACCTGGTAGTGGAGATCGACGGAGGCATCCACGAACAGCAGAAGGACTACGACAAACTGCGTACAACCTCACCCTCACTCCCTCTCCACAGTGGAGAGGGAAGCCGTCAGGCGGGGAGAGGTCAACCTGTACGGGATC is a genomic window containing:
- a CDS encoding endonuclease domain-containing protein; its protein translation is MAKWMRSHMTLAEKCFWNGVKTDRFMGLHFRRQQIIHGFIADFYCEELNLVVEVDGGIHEQQKDYDKLRTKIINQYGIKVIRFSNEEVIDKNDWVMEKLKKIAGK
- a CDS encoding N-6 DNA methylase, whose amino-acid sequence is MDDDPLYYPVEKQVEDIKAKFFAKLKGWRDSLRRELHKSYWEKYDKDQIDLFTQKILDRMIFIEVCHDKDIIGQDVHRAILNSRDDKYHELKKWFKEMDEQFNTELFAPMAIDHFDIDDKVLVPIIEELNEIDFKNVSVHIIGEVYENYLGEMLRVTKKSGLKVQEHKEQAKRKSQGIYYTPEYIVDYIVKNTVGELVKKAKTEDDLKQIKILDPACGSGSFLIKAFDVMYEAYEKLKIERNKGQLETGKDLKIKRLILQHNLYGVDLDDRAVEITKLNLMLKALEGFNFHELKGRKLLPNLNLNIRVGNSLISGQTIEQLAEKQTAPTFPGLDDTVNINPLLKLHNAFYKEVEDEEKARLIKEIEVEERRLNRKLGDNLKGYFSNLDEVKPLNYQVAFPEVFKQGGFDAVIGNPPYGADMDSSTISFCRDKYKTGTYQINTYTLFLEKSIGLLKTGCYGSFIIPSAWVASQYDRYLRELLIAKALPQKMVITPHNTFEDATVETMVIVLVKGDKINKNIQVERLDKENIKYILPNNAITAENDFIFPVYVEPGKLKLISKIKADKDQLSMYADAIWGVKIYQKGKGKPKQTGSESTSRIFHKSEKTKSTHKPLLGGSEINRYSLNWVGEYVDYGMWLAEPRSPEWFDGERLLIREVSSAGVIQATLVNDEYVFSNSVDGIKLKTKDFSIHYLLGLINSKLISFYNLNTSANAFKTTFPKVLIKDLVNLPLPKIDFKNRNGKTLHDQLVKLVKEMLKLNKTPELRQRHSADIAVIDKEIDELVYRLYGLSEAEIKVVEG
- a CDS encoding endonuclease NucS yields the protein MKKYYRIMLGKGSIYAPECFSGNFIGADFDIKQDLASDLPEEWRAFNKKFIPIYLAGQPNKTRVAAGLACGMLWTVSKGIKKGDVVLCPDGSGTYRVGEVSGDYYYQPEGILQHRRAVVWQPVTVDRSNMSEALQNSTGAIGTVSNISGYSEELEKLIGGIQAPKLISTDETVENPSSFALEQHLEEFLVENWANTELGKEYDIYEDNGERIGQQYATDTGRIDILAISKDKKRLLVVELKKGRASDNVVGQTLRYMGYVQEELVEKGQTVQGIIIALEDDQRIRRALSLVPSIAFYRYQVSFKLIKT
- a CDS encoding GNAT family N-acetyltransferase, which codes for MGNIVTYGNIIKLATLIVGTITVWTVVATYLKDKYTEKIDILIQMHAKFIENRDFHDIRYKIDRWDDELFKSIKYDTENPDNDKVDKEDEAKYVNIPLMGKFNDYLEFFLLVVNLCEKGPFTKKEIDRIFGYYLRLITENEVIWSYLNVEKYQFADIVKYAKALDYEIPADIVEIKSGSDRFLKPLFELYDRSFPPLVREDSKNIRQSINDSNIKGSVGGFHFLAASVKGVPVGFITLTYLPVENLGFVGYVVVNEKYRGRHIGRSLIGSAKEALDKDAVKAGKKSCRGVLFEVETEDLAENENDKEVRQKRIEYFEKLGAGKLPVDYWQPPMRSNEPGVKLHLMYYSNNKVVPKKDELVSFLNTVYDVIYASEDVSISAAVKKYREMAVNSIR